The following coding sequences lie in one Apium graveolens cultivar Ventura chromosome 1, ASM990537v1, whole genome shotgun sequence genomic window:
- the LOC141711239 gene encoding uncharacterized protein LOC141711239 — MADAKGYVERCDRYQKYAPVVRQPPEMLTSINSPIPFAMWGMDIFGLFLMATAQRKFLIVEIDYFTKWVEAKPLAKITTKQVAQFLWENIMCRKYCEENEIDLRFTSVAHPQANRQAYVANRIILDGLKKRIEKSINNWVDELLPILWAYRTTCRVTTGATPLMLAYGA; from the exons ATGGCTGACGCCAAAGGGTATGTGGAAAGATGTGATCGCTATCAGAAATATGCCCCTGTAGTAAGGCAACCTCCCGAAATGCTCACTTCCATAAACTCCCCAATCCcatttgctatgtggggaatggacatTTTCGGGCTTTTTTTGATGGCCACTGCTCAAAGGAAGTTCTTGATTGTAGAGATTGATTACTTTACCAAGTGGGTTGAAGCTAAGCCCCTGGCAAAGATTACGACTAAGCAAGTCGCTCAGTTCTTGTGGGAGAATATTATGTGCAG GAAGTATTGTGAAGAGAACGAAATTGACTTGAGATTCACTTCTGTTGCTCACCCTCAAGCTAATAGGCAAGCATATGTTGCAAATCGGATCATTCTAGATGGtttaaagaagaggattgaaaaGTCCATAAACAATTGGGTTGATGAATTACTGccaatactttgggcttacagaactacATGTAGAGTCACAACAGGAGCAACGCCCCTCATGTTAGCATATGGAGCATAA